A genomic region of Pristiophorus japonicus isolate sPriJap1 chromosome 20, sPriJap1.hap1, whole genome shotgun sequence contains the following coding sequences:
- the LOC139233050 gene encoding zinc finger protein 664-like, giving the protein MEVHQSSHTDERSFICSDCGKSFKSFSDLLRHQKAHTDERQFNCSDCGKGFKTPRELKGHQRVHSDEKPFKCSDCGKSFKSPGELKGHQRVHIDERPFTCSDCGKSFKVHTGEKPFTCSVCGKGFTQSSNLLRHQRLHTGERLFTCSECGKGFTESSTLKTHQLVHSDERPFKCSDCGKRFKSSKSLKRHQHVHTDHRI; this is encoded by the exons ATGGAAGTTCATCAGAGCAGTCACACTGACGAGAGGTCGTTTATATGTTCTgattgtgggaagagctttaaaagcttcaGCGATCTGTTGCGACACCAGAAAGCTCACACGGACGAGAGGCAGTTTaactgttctgactgtgggaagggcttTAAAACCCCCCGGGAACTGAAgggacatcagcgagttcacagtgATGAGaaaccatttaaatgttctgactgtgggaagagctttaaaagccctGGGGAGCTGaagggacaccagcgagttcacattgatgAGAGGCCGTTtacatgttctgactgtgggaagagctttaag gttcacactggggagaaaccattcacctgctccgtgtgtgggaaaggattcactcagtcatccaacctgctgagacaccagcgcctgcacactggggagaggctctttacctgctccgaatgtgggaaaggattcactgagTCATCCACCCTGAagacacaccaacttgttcacagtgacgagagaccctttaaatgttctgactgtgggaagcgcTTTAAAAGCTCTAAGAGCCTTAAAAGACACCAGCATGTTCACACTGATCATAGAatctaa